In a single window of the Leptolyngbyaceae cyanobacterium genome:
- a CDS encoding class I SAM-dependent methyltransferase, with product MDDSNLALRNAIANRIAESPLASITFAEYMNLALYHPQHGYYAAQRNKIGPKGDFFTSPHLGADFGELLAEQFVEMWQIMGSPRPFTVVEMGAGQGILAGDILHYIESKHSDFFDVLKYIVIEKSPALKKEQQQRLEQFPIYWCELNDIPTASLIGCVFSNELLDAFPVHQFTLEGKHLREIYVNTQDGINFSEITSEPSTRELTKYLNFNGIDISKDIYLNGYRSEINLAAIDWLSKVADKLQRGFLLTVDYGYSAEKYYHPSRNQGTLQCYYQHRHHDDPYINIGHQDITAHVNFTALERWGELCGLAKVGFTQQGLFLMALGLGERIAALSSSNATESKDILEVLQRRDALHQLINPMGLGNFGVLIQSKGLNAKEVAHSLKGLREPSF from the coding sequence ATGGATGATTCTAATCTAGCGCTACGAAATGCGATCGCAAATCGAATTGCTGAAAGCCCTCTGGCAAGCATCACCTTTGCCGAATACATGAATTTGGCGCTGTATCACCCACAGCACGGTTACTATGCTGCCCAGCGAAATAAGATTGGCCCAAAAGGTGATTTCTTTACCTCGCCCCATCTCGGTGCTGACTTCGGCGAATTACTGGCAGAACAGTTCGTTGAAATGTGGCAGATTATGGGTTCTCCCAGACCTTTTACCGTAGTAGAAATGGGTGCGGGGCAAGGAATTTTAGCAGGAGATATTTTACATTATATAGAAAGCAAGCACTCAGATTTTTTTGACGTTTTAAAATATATAGTTATTGAAAAATCACCTGCTTTAAAAAAAGAACAGCAACAGCGCTTAGAACAATTCCCTATCTATTGGTGTGAATTGAATGACATACCAACAGCTTCATTAATTGGTTGCGTTTTTTCTAATGAATTGTTGGATGCTTTTCCCGTACATCAATTTACCTTAGAAGGCAAACACCTGCGGGAAATCTACGTTAACACTCAGGATGGTATTAATTTTAGCGAAATAACGAGCGAGCCTTCTACAAGAGAGCTAACTAAATATTTGAATTTTAATGGAATCGACATCAGTAAAGACATTTATCTAAACGGGTATCGCAGTGAGATTAATTTAGCTGCAATCGACTGGCTGAGTAAGGTTGCTGACAAGTTACAGCGCGGATTTCTTTTAACTGTTGATTACGGATATTCAGCGGAAAAATATTATCATCCATCTCGAAATCAAGGAACTTTACAATGTTACTACCAGCACCGACATCACGACGATCCTTACATTAATATCGGACATCAAGATATAACCGCTCATGTCAATTTTACCGCATTAGAACGTTGGGGTGAATTGTGCGGTTTGGCAAAAGTGGGTTTTACTCAACAAGGCTTATTTTTGATGGCTTTAGGTTTGGGAGAACGAATTGCTGCTTTGTCTTCTAGTAATGCTACTGAGAGTAAGGATATTTTAGAAGTATTGCAGCGTCGTGATGCTTTACACCAACTGATTAATCCAATGGGTTTGGGTAATTTTGGAGTATTAATTCAAAGTAAGGGATTAAATGCGAAGGAAGTAGCGCATTCCCTCAAAGGTTTGCGGGAACCTAGTTTTTAA
- a CDS encoding GGDEF domain-containing protein — MNNKKHDGLTGLLRKNVLEEMFLQLVEEGSNRFALVLIDIDRLIHYNDKYGHLQADEFIKQLAHLISQQIPENGKAFRIGGDEFVILLVEANATEATSVAETIRKLTENQFSQIVVELISFYTISEKTFVLPTSTSSFTISCGIAFYPDNGDELNTLLAAADNAMYEKAKRLGGNKVALASN, encoded by the coding sequence ATGAATAATAAAAAGCACGATGGGTTAACTGGTTTATTGAGAAAGAACGTACTCGAAGAAATGTTTTTACAGCTAGTTGAGGAGGGAAGTAATCGATTTGCGCTCGTACTTATAGATATCGATCGTTTAATTCATTACAACGACAAATACGGACATCTTCAAGCTGATGAATTTATCAAGCAGCTTGCACATTTGATTTCCCAACAAATACCTGAAAATGGTAAAGCGTTTCGGATCGGTGGAGACGAATTTGTTATTCTTTTAGTTGAAGCGAATGCCACAGAAGCTACTTCCGTTGCCGAAACAATTCGGAAGTTAACAGAAAATCAATTTTCGCAAATTGTTGTGGAACTTATTTCTTTTTATACAATATCTGAAAAAACTTTTGTTTTGCCAACATCTACATCATCTTTCACGATAAGCTGTGGAATTGCTTTTTATCCAGATAACGGTGATGAATTAAATACTCTGTTAGCAGCAGCAGATAACGCGATGTACGAAAAAGCCAAACGACTCGGTGGAAATAAGGTAGCGTTAGCTAGCAACTAG
- a CDS encoding succinylglutamate desuccinylase/aspartoacylase family protein translates to MIPTISTIPLVQLASGDRLYLQVYKFIGASDGKKVYLQANLHGAEIVGNAVIHQLIEFLHTLDYKDVSGEIWLVPVCNPFSTNQRTHFFSTGRFNIYDGKDWNRIFWDYEKECQDLETFVKSQLELELSIIRNNYLQKIKKSFESLSEKINSPSRVPFNELYRYHLQSLCLNADYVIDIHSSSNQAIDYIYGFRGREESAKAFLLDYEIWLNEYDGDAFDEAFIKPWLALEDGFEKQGRSIKFDMESWTMELGSGMQMNPESVAKGVLGIKNYLAQKGILSIPGFPLPETANHQVNFVRKTQLKKYYSPTGGMIQNRVVMGTHVKANEMLYQIICFNKKGELPSLVEVKAEKDGLIFDLSTNHSVNESDYVLTLLETEN, encoded by the coding sequence ATGATACCAACTATCTCAACCATTCCCCTTGTCCAACTAGCTTCAGGCGATCGCCTCTACTTACAAGTTTATAAATTTATTGGTGCAAGTGACGGTAAAAAAGTTTACTTACAAGCCAACTTACATGGTGCGGAAATAGTTGGTAATGCTGTCATTCATCAACTAATAGAATTCCTGCATACTTTGGATTATAAAGATGTGTCCGGTGAAATTTGGCTAGTTCCCGTATGTAACCCTTTTAGCACGAACCAACGGACTCATTTCTTTTCTACAGGTAGATTTAATATTTACGATGGTAAAGACTGGAACCGGATATTTTGGGACTATGAGAAAGAATGTCAAGATTTAGAAACATTTGTTAAATCTCAACTCGAACTAGAACTATCTATAATTAGGAATAATTACTTACAAAAAATTAAAAAAAGTTTTGAAAGTTTATCAGAAAAAATTAATTCTCCTAGTCGAGTACCTTTTAATGAACTATATCGATATCATTTACAATCTTTATGCTTAAATGCAGACTACGTAATAGATATTCATAGTTCTAGCAATCAAGCAATTGACTATATTTATGGTTTTCGCGGCAGAGAGGAAAGTGCTAAAGCCTTTCTATTAGATTATGAAATTTGGCTTAATGAATATGATGGCGATGCTTTTGACGAAGCTTTTATTAAACCTTGGTTAGCTTTAGAAGATGGTTTTGAAAAACAAGGTAGATCGATTAAGTTTGACATGGAATCTTGGACGATGGAACTGGGTTCTGGTATGCAAATGAATCCCGAATCAGTTGCCAAAGGTGTCTTAGGAATTAAAAATTACTTAGCGCAAAAAGGGATATTATCAATTCCTGGTTTTCCTTTACCTGAAACTGCCAATCATCAAGTAAATTTTGTTCGCAAAACCCAGCTAAAAAAATACTACTCCCCTACAGGTGGTATGATTCAAAATAGAGTTGTTATGGGTACTCATGTGAAAGCAAATGAAATGCTTTATCAAATAATCTGCTTTAACAAGAAAGGCGAATTACCAAGTTTAGTTGAAGTGAAGGCTGAAAAAGACGGGTTAATTTTTGACTTGTCTACCAATCACTCAGTTAACGAATCAGACTACGTATTAACTCTACTTGAAACCGAAAATTAA
- a CDS encoding ATP-dependent 6-phosphofructokinase, whose protein sequence is MGEQKRIGILTSGGDCAGLNAVIRSVVCRAVGTYDWEVLGIRQATMGLLTSPPNVVPLTPETVEELLIIGGTFLGTTNKGDPFAFPMPDGSLLDRSQEIAENYHRLGLEALIVIGGDGSMAILRKLAIQGGMNLVAIPKTIDNDVGSTERSIGFDTAVNIATEALDRLHFTAASHNRVMILEVMGRDAGHIAISAGIAGGAHVILIPEIPYTIANVCKKIHERQEQGKNYSLVIASEAVRTENDEPVTTTNSLGQCRYGGIGHYLSEKICLCSGAETRVTVLGHIQRGGTPSPLDRLTGSIFGVAAVDLIAEGKYDRMVSWQNRQVTSVPIPEAIGKYSAVDPNGTLVKTARGLGICLGDI, encoded by the coding sequence ATGGGAGAACAAAAACGTATTGGCATATTGACTAGTGGAGGAGATTGTGCTGGCTTAAATGCCGTAATCCGATCGGTAGTTTGCCGTGCTGTAGGTACTTATGATTGGGAAGTCCTCGGCATCCGTCAAGCAACGATGGGATTGTTGACTTCTCCACCAAATGTGGTACCGCTTACACCTGAGACAGTAGAAGAATTATTAATCATTGGTGGTACATTTTTAGGCACGACAAATAAAGGCGATCCTTTTGCTTTCCCAATGCCAGATGGAAGTTTGTTAGATCGATCGCAAGAGATAGCAGAAAATTACCATCGATTGGGTTTAGAAGCCTTAATCGTAATTGGTGGTGATGGCAGCATGGCCATTTTGAGGAAGCTTGCTATCCAAGGAGGAATGAATTTAGTTGCCATTCCCAAAACTATTGATAATGATGTGGGAAGTACCGAGAGATCGATCGGTTTTGATACGGCAGTTAATATTGCGACAGAAGCGTTAGACCGATTGCATTTTACGGCAGCTAGCCACAACCGAGTGATGATTCTCGAAGTAATGGGACGCGATGCCGGACATATTGCGATTAGCGCCGGAATTGCTGGTGGCGCTCACGTTATTTTGATTCCGGAAATCCCTTATACGATCGCTAATGTTTGCAAGAAAATTCACGAACGTCAAGAACAGGGTAAAAATTATTCTTTGGTAATTGCTTCGGAAGCAGTTCGGACAGAAAATGACGAACCAGTAACTACTACCAATTCGTTGGGTCAATGCCGATATGGTGGCATCGGTCATTACCTATCTGAAAAAATTTGTCTTTGCAGCGGTGCCGAAACGCGAGTCACGGTTTTAGGACATATTCAACGGGGAGGAACTCCTTCGCCATTAGACCGATTAACAGGTTCTATCTTTGGGGTAGCAGCAGTGGATTTGATTGCCGAAGGAAAGTACGATCGCATGGTGAGTTGGCAAAACCGCCAAGTAACAAGCGTACCAATTCCAGAAGCAATTGGTAAATATAGCGCTGTCGATCCCAACGGTACTTTAGTGAAAACTGCACGAGGATTGGGTATCTGCTTGGGAGATATCTAA
- a CDS encoding PEP-CTERM sorting domain-containing protein, giving the protein MKKLSIATLGAAFVALGTVAIAPAEAANLTKLDYSGTASIGIFGLGELPFGVDRSFVVDNLSGRLSDEGDGELTIDNPLSFFGEEFNSLFTAFGGSLDSLTGGGSISKDNVFLSSFNFFYDKVSDVFTINNYNFDNIKACLSSTCNLLGQGNFSGSVFSGFIPVEGAFNFNIDQTATPLSEASNSQSVPEPSAFLALLGVGSFLAAKRKQMKAA; this is encoded by the coding sequence GTGAAAAAGTTATCGATCGCTACTCTGGGAGCCGCATTTGTTGCATTGGGAACAGTTGCCATAGCACCTGCCGAAGCAGCCAATTTGACCAAACTTGACTACTCTGGAACTGCTAGTATCGGGATATTCGGATTAGGAGAATTACCGTTTGGTGTCGATCGAAGCTTCGTTGTCGATAATCTCAGCGGTAGGCTTAGCGATGAAGGAGATGGAGAACTTACGATCGACAATCCTTTGAGTTTTTTTGGGGAAGAATTTAACAGTTTGTTTACAGCATTTGGCGGTTCTCTCGATTCATTGACAGGCGGCGGTTCCATCTCTAAAGACAACGTTTTTCTTTCTAGCTTTAATTTCTTTTATGACAAAGTTAGCGATGTCTTTACTATCAACAATTACAATTTCGATAACATCAAAGCGTGCTTGAGCAGTACGTGCAATCTTTTAGGTCAAGGGAATTTTTCTGGCTCTGTTTTTTCCGGTTTCATTCCTGTTGAAGGAGCATTCAATTTCAATATCGATCAAACAGCAACTCCCTTATCCGAGGCATCCAATTCTCAATCCGTACCCGAACCGTCTGCTTTCTTAGCTCTCCTTGGCGTAGGTAGTTTCCTCGCAGCTAAGCGCAAACAGATGAAAGCAGCATAG
- the sufR gene encoding iron-sulfur cluster biosynthesis transcriptional regulator SufR, whose protein sequence is MTTTQQPSTKQDILQHLLERGQATAQELADCLNISPQAVRRHMKDLEGEDLIEYQTVQVGMGRPQHAYRLSRKGRDRFPNSHGKFAVSLLDTIAQTLGQEQVDIILRKQWERKAIEYRSSVGIGSLHDRVLNLVELRRSEGYMAECYPIETDGARNGHTAQFMLTEHNCAISDVAESFPNVCSHELEMFAAVFTDCTVERTHWQIDGEHRCGYMITKKSRT, encoded by the coding sequence ATGACGACCACTCAGCAACCTTCCACTAAACAAGACATCCTGCAACACTTATTGGAGCGGGGTCAAGCCACAGCGCAAGAACTGGCTGACTGTTTGAATATTAGCCCACAAGCGGTACGGCGACATATGAAAGATTTGGAGGGAGAGGATCTGATTGAGTACCAAACAGTTCAGGTGGGTATGGGGCGTCCCCAGCACGCTTATCGCCTGAGCCGGAAGGGACGCGATCGCTTTCCCAACAGTCATGGTAAGTTTGCCGTGTCCTTACTAGATACGATCGCCCAAACTTTGGGACAAGAACAGGTAGATATTATTTTACGGAAGCAATGGGAACGGAAAGCGATCGAATATCGCTCTAGCGTCGGTATTGGTTCCCTGCACGATCGAGTCCTCAACTTAGTCGAATTGAGGCGATCGGAAGGCTATATGGCCGAGTGCTATCCTATAGAAACTGATGGGGCGAGAAACGGTCACACCGCTCAATTCATGTTGACCGAACATAACTGCGCCATATCTGATGTTGCCGAATCTTTCCCCAATGTTTGCAGCCACGAATTAGAGATGTTCGCCGCCGTGTTTACCGATTGTACGGTAGAGCGCACCCACTGGCAGATCGATGGGGAACATCGCTGCGGTTATATGATTACGAAGAAGTCTCGAACGTGA
- the sufB gene encoding Fe-S cluster assembly protein SufB, protein MSATVKTLVNQPYKYGFVTNIEADTIPKGLNEDVIRLISAKKNEPEFMLEFRLRAYRQWLKMAEPTWPEVQYPPINYQDIIYYSAPKQKAKKKSLEEVDPALLETFEKLGIPLSEQKRLSNVAVDAIFDSVSVATTFREKLAKEGVIFCSISEALQDYPELVQKYIGSVVPVGDNYYAALNSAVFTDGSFVYIPKNTHCPMELSTYFRINTGDTGQFERTLIVAEEGSYVSYLEGCTAPMFDTNQLHAAVVELVALDNAEIKYSTVQNWYAGDENGKGGIYNFVTKRGICQGVNSKISWTQVETGSAITWKYPSCVLVGDNSVGEFYSVALTNHKQQADTGTKMVHIGKNTRSTIISKGISAGNSANSYRGLVKIGPKAEGARNYSQCDSMLIGDNAQANTFPYIQVQNNTGKVEHEASTSKIGEDQLFYFSQRGISQEDAVSMMISGFCKDVFNQLPMEFAVEADRLLSLKLEGSVG, encoded by the coding sequence ATGAGTGCCACAGTCAAAACCTTAGTCAATCAACCTTATAAATACGGCTTTGTTACCAACATCGAGGCAGACACCATCCCCAAAGGATTAAACGAAGATGTGATCCGCCTCATCTCCGCCAAAAAGAACGAGCCAGAATTCATGCTAGAGTTTCGCCTCAGAGCATATCGCCAATGGCTGAAAATGGCCGAACCAACTTGGCCGGAGGTACAATATCCACCAATTAATTATCAAGACATTATCTATTACTCCGCACCCAAGCAAAAGGCCAAGAAAAAGAGCCTCGAAGAAGTAGACCCAGCATTACTGGAAACTTTCGAGAAATTGGGGATTCCCCTCTCCGAACAAAAACGCCTCAGCAACGTGGCAGTTGACGCCATTTTCGATAGCGTTTCCGTAGCTACCACCTTTAGAGAAAAGCTAGCCAAAGAAGGCGTAATCTTCTGCTCGATTTCCGAAGCTTTACAAGATTACCCAGAGTTAGTGCAGAAGTATATTGGTAGCGTTGTCCCTGTTGGCGATAACTACTACGCAGCGCTCAACTCAGCCGTATTCACCGATGGCTCCTTCGTCTACATTCCGAAGAATACTCACTGCCCAATGGAATTGTCTACCTATTTCCGAATCAACACAGGGGATACTGGACAATTCGAGCGCACCTTAATTGTCGCCGAAGAAGGCAGTTATGTCAGCTATCTCGAAGGCTGTACCGCGCCGATGTTCGACACCAACCAATTACACGCCGCCGTAGTAGAATTGGTTGCTTTGGATAACGCCGAAATCAAATATTCCACCGTACAAAATTGGTACGCCGGAGACGAAAACGGCAAAGGTGGTATTTATAACTTCGTTACCAAGCGGGGAATTTGCCAAGGTGTGAATTCCAAGATTTCTTGGACGCAGGTAGAAACTGGTTCCGCTATCACTTGGAAATATCCCAGTTGCGTATTAGTTGGTGATAACTCGGTAGGCGAATTCTACTCAGTAGCACTAACCAATCACAAGCAACAAGCTGACACTGGCACCAAGATGGTACATATCGGCAAAAACACTCGCAGCACGATTATTTCTAAGGGTATTTCTGCTGGAAATTCTGCTAATAGTTATCGCGGTTTGGTAAAAATCGGCCCGAAAGCAGAAGGCGCGAGAAATTATTCTCAGTGTGACTCGATGCTAATTGGAGATAACGCCCAAGCGAATACTTTCCCTTATATTCAAGTGCAGAATAATACGGGAAAAGTTGAACATGAAGCTTCTACTTCTAAGATTGGGGAAGACCAATTATTCTATTTTTCGCAACGAGGCATTTCCCAAGAAGATGCTGTTTCGATGATGATCAGCGGTTTCTGTAAGGATGTGTTCAATCAGTTGCCGATGGAATTTGCGGTGGAAGCCGACAGATTGTTGAGTTTGAAGTTGGAAGGTTCGGTTGGGTAA
- the sufC gene encoding Fe-S cluster assembly ATPase SufC: MIIENSEVILSVRNLTANVDGNQILKGVNLEIKAGEIHAIMGPNGSGKSTFSKVLAGHPAYEVTGGEVLFKGQNLLDLEPEERAKTGVFLAFQYPLEIPGVSNLDFLRVAYNSRRKADGLEELDSFDFNDLIEEKLEVVKMNPAFLNRSVNEGFSGGEKKRNEILQMALLEPTLAILDETDSGLDIDALKIVANGVNQLTKPDNAVLMITHYQRLLDYIVPDYVHVMQGGRIITSGGKELALELESRGYDWLLEEQASEVAV; the protein is encoded by the coding sequence ATGATTATCGAAAATAGTGAGGTGATTCTGTCAGTTCGCAATCTGACGGCGAATGTTGATGGGAATCAAATTTTGAAAGGTGTGAATTTGGAGATTAAAGCGGGAGAAATTCACGCCATTATGGGGCCAAACGGTTCTGGTAAAAGTACTTTTTCCAAGGTTTTGGCTGGACATCCTGCTTATGAAGTGACTGGTGGAGAAGTACTTTTTAAAGGGCAAAATCTTTTGGATTTAGAACCAGAAGAAAGAGCGAAAACAGGAGTATTTTTGGCGTTCCAATATCCGTTAGAAATTCCCGGTGTAAGTAATTTGGATTTCTTGCGAGTTGCTTATAATTCTCGTCGCAAAGCTGATGGTTTGGAAGAATTAGATTCGTTCGATTTTAATGATTTGATTGAAGAAAAGCTAGAAGTGGTAAAAATGAATCCGGCTTTTCTCAATCGTAGCGTAAATGAAGGGTTTTCTGGTGGTGAGAAAAAGCGGAATGAGATTCTGCAAATGGCATTGCTGGAACCTACTTTAGCAATTTTGGATGAAACTGATTCTGGCTTGGATATCGACGCGCTAAAGATTGTGGCAAATGGCGTTAATCAGTTGACTAAACCTGATAATGCGGTTTTGATGATTACTCACTATCAGCGGTTGCTTGATTACATCGTGCCTGATTACGTTCACGTCATGCAAGGTGGACGAATTATCACTAGTGGTGGTAAAGAATTGGCGCTGGAATTGGAAAGTCGCGGTTATGATTGGTTGCTGGAAGAACAAGCATCTGAGGTGGCGGTGTAA
- the sufD gene encoding Fe-S cluster assembly protein SufD, translating into MSTQVLSASTNRDAYLAALLDGVSRSPLTPLNKGGTEDANEDWLQELRDRSSALLLEQSFPTAKDEAWRFTDLSPMLQVSFQPAETSNIASLPASGITPLILSEAAESRLVFVNGVYAPQLSSTAKIPSPIFAGNLAQLPENYRSHLSHYLGKQPGATDVFTALNTAGFTDVAVVWIPKNQVLETPIHLLFISTLNDYASISQPRCLVVAETNSKVTLVEDYLTIGEWCGSKSNPYCVNTVTEIWAEENAQITHHRVQRDSNVAFHIGKTAVSQARYSRYTCNAISLGAQISRHNLDIFQTGEQTETILNGLMMIAGEQLSDIHTQIILNYPHSTTRQLQKNIVSDRAHAVFNGRVFVGKSAQLTDAGQLNRNLLLSPKARIDTKPQLEIIADNVKCSHGATVSQLDDEEVFYLQSRGLDKASAHNLLVDAFAGEIINLLPLHSIQTMLAQCVACRTIE; encoded by the coding sequence ATGAGTACTCAAGTTTTATCTGCTTCTACCAATAGAGATGCTTATTTAGCGGCGTTGTTGGATGGAGTTTCTAGATCCCCCCTAACCCCCCTTAATAAGGGGGGAACAGAAGATGCAAATGAAGATTGGTTGCAGGAATTGCGCGATCGATCTTCTGCACTCCTTCTCGAACAAAGCTTCCCCACCGCTAAGGATGAGGCATGGCGCTTTACCGATCTGTCACCTATGTTACAGGTGAGTTTTCAGCCAGCAGAAACTAGCAACATCGCTTCTCTTCCTGCCTCTGGAATCACCCCATTAATTTTGTCAGAAGCAGCGGAAAGCCGTTTGGTATTTGTCAATGGTGTTTATGCACCTCAACTATCTTCAACTGCTAAGATACCAAGCCCTATTTTTGCTGGGAATTTAGCTCAATTACCAGAAAATTATCGTTCCCATCTATCACATTATTTGGGAAAACAGCCGGGTGCAACTGATGTATTTACCGCCCTCAACACAGCAGGATTTACTGATGTAGCGGTAGTTTGGATACCAAAGAATCAAGTTTTAGAAACTCCTATTCATCTGCTGTTTATCTCTACCTTAAATGATTACGCAAGTATTTCTCAACCCCGTTGTTTAGTTGTAGCTGAAACCAACAGTAAAGTAACTTTAGTTGAAGATTACTTGACAATTGGTGAGTGGTGCGGCAGCAAGTCTAATCCTTACTGTGTGAATACAGTAACAGAAATTTGGGCTGAAGAAAACGCGCAAATTACTCACCATCGAGTACAGCGAGATAGCAACGTTGCTTTTCACATTGGCAAAACGGCTGTTTCCCAAGCGCGTTACAGTCGCTACACCTGTAATGCGATTAGTTTGGGTGCCCAGATATCGCGCCACAATTTAGATATTTTCCAAACAGGAGAACAAACCGAAACTATCCTGAATGGTTTGATGATGATTGCTGGCGAACAACTGTCAGATATCCACACTCAGATTATTCTTAATTATCCTCACAGTACGACTCGCCAGTTGCAGAAAAATATTGTGAGCGATCGCGCTCATGCTGTTTTTAACGGTAGAGTGTTTGTTGGGAAATCAGCACAATTAACTGATGCGGGACAACTGAACCGGAATTTGCTGCTATCTCCCAAAGCGAGAATCGATACGAAACCCCAACTGGAAATTATTGCCGATAATGTGAAATGTTCTCACGGCGCAACGGTTAGTCAGTTGGATGATGAGGAAGTTTTTTATCTACAAAGTCGCGGTTTAGATAAAGCCAGCGCCCACAATTTGTTAGTGGATGCTTTTGCTGGTGAAATTATTAATTTGCTGCCTCTCCATTCTATTCAGACAATGCTTGCTCAGTGTGTTGCTTGTAGAACGATCGAGTAA
- a CDS encoding SufS family cysteine desulfurase: MTITQEKTLAEKVRADFPILHQEVNGKPLVYLDNAATSQKPLAVLDALRNYYEQYNSNVHRGVHTLSAKATDAYEGSRVKIAKFVNAAFPHEIIYTRNASEAINLVAYAWGLTNLQPGDEVILSVMEHHSNLVPWQLVTKTTGAVLKFVELTSNEEFDLDQYKNLVSDKTKLVSVVHVSNTLGCINPVKEIAEIAHKYGAKVLIDACQSAPHLPIDVQAIDCDWLVASGHKMCGPTGIGFLYGKEKILRAMPPFMGGGEMIADVFLEQSTYADLPHKFEAGTPAIAEAIGLGAAVDYLSNIGMDKIHAYEAELTAYLFEQLEQIPQVRIYGPKPNANGEGRAALASFTAGEVHPHDLSTILDQAGVAIRAGHHCTQPLHRYLKAQSTARASLYFYNTREEIDVFIAALKEAIDFFGGLFG; this comes from the coding sequence ATGACTATCACTCAAGAAAAAACCCTGGCTGAAAAAGTCCGTGCCGATTTCCCGATTTTGCATCAGGAAGTCAACGGTAAACCATTAGTTTATTTAGACAACGCCGCTACTTCTCAAAAACCTTTAGCGGTTCTCGATGCGCTGCGGAATTACTACGAACAATATAACTCAAATGTGCATCGCGGCGTTCATACTCTCAGCGCCAAAGCAACAGATGCTTATGAAGGTTCGCGAGTAAAAATTGCCAAATTTGTCAATGCGGCTTTTCCCCATGAAATTATCTATACTCGCAATGCTTCCGAAGCAATTAACTTAGTTGCTTATGCTTGGGGATTAACTAATTTACAACCAGGAGATGAAGTAATTCTCTCGGTGATGGAACACCACAGCAATTTAGTTCCTTGGCAACTTGTCACCAAAACTACAGGCGCGGTTCTCAAATTTGTCGAACTTACATCAAACGAAGAATTTGATTTAGATCAGTACAAGAATCTAGTTTCAGATAAAACTAAACTGGTTTCTGTTGTTCACGTTTCTAACACTCTTGGCTGCATTAATCCTGTCAAAGAAATTGCTGAAATTGCTCATAAATATGGTGCAAAAGTATTAATTGATGCTTGCCAAAGTGCGCCGCATTTACCGATTGACGTACAGGCGATCGATTGCGATTGGCTAGTAGCTTCCGGTCACAAAATGTGTGGCCCAACTGGGATCGGTTTCCTCTATGGTAAGGAAAAGATTTTGCGGGCAATGCCTCCTTTTATGGGTGGTGGCGAAATGATTGCCGATGTGTTTTTAGAGCAATCAACTTATGCCGATTTACCCCATAAATTTGAAGCGGGAACGCCTGCGATCGCAGAAGCGATCGGACTCGGTGCAGCAGTGGATTATCTATCTAATATTGGTATGGATAAAATCCACGCATACGAAGCAGAATTAACCGCTTATTTGTTCGAGCAATTAGAACAAATTCCCCAAGTCAGAATTTATGGGCCAAAACCCAATGCTAACGGCGAAGGTAGAGCAGCACTCGCTTCTTTTACTGCTGGTGAAGTGCATCCTCACGACTTATCAACCATATTAGATCAAGCCGGAGTTGCGATTAGGGCAGGGCATCATTGTACCCAACCTTTACACCGTTATTTGAAAGCACAATCAACTGCCAGAGCGAGTTTGTATTTCTACAATACGCGGGAAGAAATTGATGTGTTTATTGCGGCTTTGAAGGAAGCGATCGACTTTTTTGGTGGGCTGTTTGGGTAA